Sequence from the Candidatus Edwardsbacteria bacterium genome:
CATCGGACCCTGGAGCAGACCGGAGATGTGAAAGCGGTGATGGATGGGGAGATCGACCGGTTCATAAACGCCTATCTCAAGCGGGGCGGCAAGTTCGACAAGGTGGAATCCGGGGATGACCTCTGACCGGATAGGTTTTTTGAACCACAAAGAGCATAAAGGACACAAAGGTTTTAATGTTTTTAACTTTAATAAAGACCCAAAATCAAAATAATGGAAGGAGGTGTGTTGAATGGTAGCAGCTTATGAGTTCATCAATTGCGATGCCGGCAAAGCCGAACTGGTGGTCAGGGCCCTGCGCAAGATCAAAGGGTTGAAGCAGGCTCATGTGGTGACCGGGCTTCATGACATCATCGCCTACGTGGAGGCCCCCACCATGAAGGACCTGACAAAAATGATCATTTCCAGGATCCAGGGGACCAAGGGCGTCGGCCGGACCGTCACCTGCATCGTGGTCAACGGCAACTAGTTTTATCTGCTTTTTAAAAGGGCCGTCCGCTAGGGCGGCCCTTTGGCGTTGCATAACCCGTTAATATTATTAATAAGGAAGCATGCCGCCATCATCATCATGATAGTGCTGATAACCTTGTTGATGGAGAACACGACCATGGAAGCAAAGATGATCACCATGATGATGGTGCCCAATATAAAGGTAATGCTAATTATAAAAAAGAGCTTGACATTGGAACAATAATATGTCATAATCTCGGTAGATAATAATAAATACCGAGGAAATGACATATGGGTTATCGAGCTATTGAAAGAATAAAAAAGCAATTTCCGAAGCAAGCGTATTTTACCAGAGCCGATGCCATTAAGAAGGGTATACATTGGGAAAATATTCGCCAAATGGTCGATAAAGGCGAGGTAGAACATTCTGCTCGTGGAGTATATGGTTTTGTAGGTGCTGAAGTTACAGAGAATGATTCCTTTGCGCGAGCAGCTATAACTGTACCTCGAGGAGTGATATGCCTAATATCTGCC
This genomic interval carries:
- a CDS encoding Lrp/AsnC ligand binding domain-containing protein, which translates into the protein MVAAYEFINCDAGKAELVVRALRKIKGLKQAHVVTGLHDIIAYVEAPTMKDLTKMIISRIQGTKGVGRTVTCIVVNGN